In Corylus avellana chromosome ca2, CavTom2PMs-1.0, the following proteins share a genomic window:
- the LOC132170574 gene encoding transcription initiation factor TFIID subunit 8, translating into MKSKKAIALTTSMTTNKTTTIPSEFWFAIARTAVSQICQSVGFKATQLSALETLTLVATKYLQAIAHSAAAFTNHSSRIQSNLLDLTHALHGVVSLHSGGFSGGSILHKDSSTLLLASGVLKDLSRFVEFHDEIPFAKPVPRRNNCSSPENSIPASRKPDHHSHVPKWLPEFPEGKERRAREERLWEEDSVIAGDCNDEKKDNNKGKRVVVVKERKQAELGVVGRGRVRFRIGRGVGLRNGDKGKGIEEDDKCSGFKRRRR; encoded by the coding sequence ATGAAATCAAAGAAAGCAATAGCCCTAACAACGTCAATGACAACGAACAAAACGACAACAATCCCGTCGGAGTTCTGGTTCGCTATAGCCAGAACCGCAGTCTCGCAAATCTGCCAGTCGGTGGGCTTCAAGGCCACCCAGCTGTCGGCGCTCGAAACCCTCACCCTGGTGGCCACAAAGTATCTGCAGGCCATCGCCCACTCTGCCGCCGCCTTCACCAACCACTCCAGCCGCATCCAATCCAACCTCCTCGACCTCACCCACGCCCTCCACGGCGTCGTTTCGCTCCACAGCGGCGGCTTCTCCGGAGGCTCCATTCTCCACAAAGATTCTTCCACTCTGCTGCTCGCCTCTGGGGTCCTCAAAGACCTCTCCAGGTTCGTCGAGTTCCACGACGAAATCCCATTCGCCAAGCCCGTTCCCCGCCGGAATAATTGTAGTTCCCCGGAGAACTCGATTCCTGCCAGCCGTAAACCGGATCATCATTCCCACGTGCCCAAATGGCTGCCGGAATTCCCGGAAGGGAAGGAAAGGAGGGCGAGAGAAGAGAGGTTGTGGGAGGAGGATTCGGTTATAGCGGGGGATTGCAATGATGAAAAAAAGGACAATAACAAAGGGAAaagggtggtggtggtgaaggAGCGGAAGCAGGCGGAATTGGGGGTTGTGGGGAGAGGGAGGGTGAGGTTTAGAATTGGAAGGGGCGTGGGTTTAAGGAATGGGGATAAAGGTAAAGGGATTGAGGAGGATGACAAGTGTAGCGGGTTCaagaggagaagaagataa
- the LOC132170575 gene encoding cytochrome c6, chloroplastic, producing the protein MQLLSLISGYSTGFSNGACLLSATKGNGKKGAENPVPEKQYFKSLVPPLMAALVALSPICNTPVSYGQTIDIQRGAALFRRACIGCHDAGGNIIQPGATLFAKDLQRNGVEGEEEIYRVTYYGKGRMPGFGENCTPRGQCTFGARLLDDEIKLLAKFVKLQADQGWPNIESSED; encoded by the exons ATGCAGCTTTTGTCTCTGATATCTGGCTATAGTACGGGTTTTAGTAATGGTGCCTGTTTGCTCTCAGCAACAAAG GGAAATGGGAAGAAAGGAGCAGAAAACCCAGTTCCTGAAAAGCAATATTTCAAGAGTTTGGTTCCACCTCTAATGGCCGCACTTGTAGCCTTATCTCCTATCTGCAACACGCCAG TTTCATATGGACAAACCATAGACATACAAAGAGGAGCTGCATTGTTTCGTCGAGCTTGCATTGGGTGTCATGATGCAGGCGGAAATATAATCCAACCG GGCGCTACTCTTTTTGCAAAAGATCTTCAAAG AAATGGAGTCGAAGGAGAAGAGGAGATATACCGTGTGACATACTATGGCAAGGGAAGAATGCCA GGCTTTGGTGAGAATTGCACGCCAAGGGGCCAATGCACATTTGGAGCCCGTTTGCTGGATGATGAGATCAAGCTTTTGGCCAAGTTTGTCAAGTTACAGGCTGATCAAGGGTGGCCAAATATAGAAAGTAGTGAAGATTGA